A single genomic interval of Blastocatellia bacterium harbors:
- a CDS encoding acyltransferase, with protein MTWRDLLRLWRRMQSDLKRAYYEEKLRDELQARAPGLQLGRHVTIIRPDRLILGENVIIHDHCVLYCAGHAPEYRQGGRIVIGNHVELAWGCILHGGGAQIILRDFAIVGAGAVLVSEMYSYRDLSRPARFQPKRMGDIVVEENATIGANAVVLPGVTIGRSAIVGAGAVVTRDIPPFSIAVGVPARVIKRIDAVEAARDS; from the coding sequence ATGACGTGGAGGGACCTTCTCCGCCTCTGGCGTCGCATGCAGTCCGATCTGAAGCGCGCGTATTACGAGGAGAAGCTCCGCGATGAGCTTCAAGCACGAGCGCCCGGCCTTCAACTGGGCCGACATGTCACGATCATTCGGCCGGATCGGCTCATCCTGGGGGAGAACGTCATCATCCACGACCACTGCGTGCTCTACTGCGCGGGGCATGCGCCGGAGTATCGTCAGGGAGGACGCATCGTCATCGGCAATCACGTCGAATTGGCTTGGGGATGCATCCTGCATGGAGGTGGGGCTCAGATCATCCTCCGCGACTTCGCGATCGTGGGGGCCGGAGCCGTGCTCGTCTCGGAGATGTACAGCTATCGCGATCTGAGTCGGCCGGCGCGCTTTCAGCCGAAGCGCATGGGCGACATCGTGGTGGAGGAGAATGCGACCATCGGGGCGAATGCCGTCGTTCTGCCCGGCGTCACCATTGGCCGCAGTGCGATCGTCGGCGCTGGCGCTGTCGTCACGCGGGACATCCCGCCTTTCTCCATCGCCGTCGGTGTTCCGGCGCGCGTCATCAAACGCATTGACGCCGTAGAAGCCGCGCGCGATTCCTGA